One window of the Cryptomeria japonica chromosome 7, Sugi_1.0, whole genome shotgun sequence genome contains the following:
- the LOC131045449 gene encoding phenolic glucoside malonyltransferase 1-like: MADEAAEAVVKFRRTCVVTTFEGGGMCIGTTLHHAMADGNSFWHFMTSWAECSRGITIAKPPQLDRTVVRRGKKNPLSISYKAYEIVSNEMTGAKVFKLVAEVPEHLKQSGSGYMEKPKETLEKWVDPSMKTEVIYSAFCFTEEIIQDLKQRSGASSSFVAVAAQFWRCVMRAREVPQEETVYWEYGTNVISSPRFRVYDIDYGWGKPLEMQTATMNEIGAMFLSCAKDGGKSILVSTCLPQHQMDLLHRLMFLVGE, from the exons ATGGCAGATGAAGCAGCAGAAGCTGTTGTAAAATTCAGGAGAACGTGTGTG GTTACAACTTTTGAGGGAGGCGGCATGTGTATTGGAACGACCCTTCACCACGCTATGGCAGATGGAAATTCGTTTTGGCATTTCATGACATCGTGGGCAGAGTGCAGCAGAGGAATCACCATTGCCAAACCACCACAGCTCGATAGAACAGTTGTGAGACGAGGAAAGAAGAACCCCTTGTCCATTTCTTACAAAGCCTATGAAATAGTAAGCAATGAGATGACAGGGGCCAAGGTTTTCAAGCTTGTAGCAGAGGTTCCAGAGCATTTAAAACAATCGGGTAGTGGGTATATGGAAAAGCCCAAGGAGACTCTTGAGAAATGGGTAGATCCCAGTATGAAAACAGAAGTTATATACTCAGCGTTTTGCTTTACAGAAGAGATAATACAAGATCTGAAACAACGAAGCGGGGCTTCGAGTTCTTTTGTTGCAGTGGCCGCACAGTTTTGGAGATGTGTAATGAGAGCTCGTGAGGTGCCGCAGGAAGAAACCGTTT ACTGGGAATACGGAACTAATGTGATAAGTTCTCCCAGATTTCGGGTGTATGATATAGATTATGGATGGGGGAAGCCTTTAGAAATGCAGACCGCAACTATGAACGAAATTGGAGCCATGTTTTTGTCATGTGCAAAGGATGGAGGTAAGAGCATTTTGGTCTCCACCTGCCTTCCTCAACACCAGATGGACCTCTTACATCGCCTCATGTTTCTCGTAGGAGAGTAA